One genomic window of Dama dama isolate Ldn47 chromosome 7, ASM3311817v1, whole genome shotgun sequence includes the following:
- the RNF8 gene encoding E3 ubiquitin-protein ligase RNF8 isoform X1, which yields MGDPGSLVTEGGAGERSWCLRRVGMNAEWLLLEDGNEVTVGRGFGVTYQLVSKICPLMISRNHCILKQNAEGQWTIMDNKSLNGVWLNRERLEPLKVYSIHKGDHIQLGVPLENKENAEYEYEVTEEDWERIYPCLSPKSDQMMEKNKGLRTKRKYSLDELEGSGAEGPSNLKSKISKLSCELGQPVKSHGKGEVASPPSEYLDTKLTSFEPSGKTTGARVNPGPAKVIELHRKKKKASNPSASQSSLELFKITMSRILMLKTQMQEKQVAVLNVKKQTKKGSSKKIVKMERELQDLQSQLCAEQAQQQARVEQLEKTIQEEEQHLQGLEKEEGEEDLKQQLAQALQEYRALMEELNRSKKNFEAIIQAKDKELEQTKEEKEKVQAQKEEVLSHMNDVLENELQCIICSEYFVEAVTLNCAHSFCSYCINEWMKRKVECPICRKDIKSKTRSLVLDNCISKMVDNLNSEVKERRIVLIRERKGKRLF from the exons GTGACTGTAGGGCGAGGATTTGGTGTTACATACCAGTTGGTATCAAAAATCTGCCCTCTGATGATTTCCCGAAACCACTGTATTTTGAAGCAGAATGCTGAGGGCCAGTGGACGATTATGGACAACAAG aGTCTGAATGGTGTCTGGCTGAACAGAGAACGTCTAGAACCTTTAAAGGTCTATTCTATCCATAAAGGAGATCACATCCAGCTTGGGGTACCTCTGGAAAATAAGGAGAATGCAGAGTATGAGTATGAAGTTACCGAAGAAGATTGGGAGAGGATTTATCCTTGTCTTTCCCCCAAAAGTGACCAGATGATGGAAAAAAATAAGGGCTTGAGAACTAAAAGGAAATATAGTTTGGATGAATTAGAGGGTTCTGGAGCTGAAGGCCCCTCAAATTTGAAATCCAAAATAAGTAAATTGTCTTGTGAACTTGGTCAGCCAGTGAAGTCGCATGGGAAGGGTGAAGTGGCCAGTCCACCTTCTGAATATTTAGATACTAAGTTGACTTCTTTTGAGCCAAGTGGGAAGACCACAGGGGCTCGTGTTAATCCAGGCCCTGCAAAAGTTATAGAGCTTCATCGTAAGAAGAAGAAAGCTTCAAATCCTTCAGCATCTCAGAGCAGCTTAGAGCTGTTTAAGATAACCATGTCCAGGATTCTAATGCTGAAAAcacagatgcaggaaaagcaggtAGCTGTTCTGAATGTGAAAAAGCAGACCAAAAAAGGGAGCTCAAAGAAGATTGTGAAAATGGAGCGGGAACTTCAGGATTTACAGTCCCAGCTGTGTGCAGAGCAGGCCCAACAGCAGGCCAGAGTGGAGCAGCTGGAGAAGACCATCCAGGAAGAAGAGCAGCATCTCCAG GGtttggagaaagaggaaggagaagaggacctGAAGCAGCAGCTGGCCCAGGCTCTGCAGGAG TATCGGGCTCTGATGGAAGAGCTAAATCGCAGCAAGAAGAACTTTGAAGCAATCATTCAAGCCAAGGACAAAGAATTGGAGCAGACCAAG gaagagaaggagaaggtgcAAGCACAGAAGGAGGAAGTTCTTAGCCACATGAATGACGTGCTAGAGAATGAGCTCCAGTGTATTATTTGCTCAGAATACTTCGTTGAG GCTGTCACCTTGAACTGTGCCCATAGTTTCTGCTCCTACTGTATCAATGAGTGGATGAAGCGGAAAGTAGAATGCCCCATTTGTCGGAAGGACATCAAGTCCAAAACCCGCTCCCTGGTTCTGGACAATTGCATTAGTAAGATGGTAGACAATCTGAACTCAGAAGTGAAAGAACGACGAATTGTCCTCATCAGGGAACGAAAAG
- the RNF8 gene encoding E3 ubiquitin-protein ligase RNF8 isoform X2 produces MGDPGSLVTEGGAGERSWCLRRVGMNAEWLLLEDGNEVTVGRGFGVTYQLVSKICPLMISRNHCILKQNAEGQWTIMDNKSLNGVWLNRERLEPLKVYSIHKGDHIQLGVPLENKENAEYEYEVTEEDWERIYPCLSPKSDQMMEKNKGLRTKRKYSLDELEGSGAEGPSNLKSKISKLSCELGQPVKSHGKGEVASPPSEYLDTKLTSFEPSGKTTGARVNPGPAKVIELHRKKKKASNPSASQSSLELFKITMSRILMLKTQMQEKQVAVLNVKKQTKKGSSKKIVKMERELQDLQSQLCAEQAQQQARVEQLEKTIQEEEQHLQGLEKEEGEEDLKQQLAQALQEYRALMEELNRSKKNFEAIIQAKDKELEQTKAVTLNCAHSFCSYCINEWMKRKVECPICRKDIKSKTRSLVLDNCISKMVDNLNSEVKERRIVLIRERKGKRLF; encoded by the exons GTGACTGTAGGGCGAGGATTTGGTGTTACATACCAGTTGGTATCAAAAATCTGCCCTCTGATGATTTCCCGAAACCACTGTATTTTGAAGCAGAATGCTGAGGGCCAGTGGACGATTATGGACAACAAG aGTCTGAATGGTGTCTGGCTGAACAGAGAACGTCTAGAACCTTTAAAGGTCTATTCTATCCATAAAGGAGATCACATCCAGCTTGGGGTACCTCTGGAAAATAAGGAGAATGCAGAGTATGAGTATGAAGTTACCGAAGAAGATTGGGAGAGGATTTATCCTTGTCTTTCCCCCAAAAGTGACCAGATGATGGAAAAAAATAAGGGCTTGAGAACTAAAAGGAAATATAGTTTGGATGAATTAGAGGGTTCTGGAGCTGAAGGCCCCTCAAATTTGAAATCCAAAATAAGTAAATTGTCTTGTGAACTTGGTCAGCCAGTGAAGTCGCATGGGAAGGGTGAAGTGGCCAGTCCACCTTCTGAATATTTAGATACTAAGTTGACTTCTTTTGAGCCAAGTGGGAAGACCACAGGGGCTCGTGTTAATCCAGGCCCTGCAAAAGTTATAGAGCTTCATCGTAAGAAGAAGAAAGCTTCAAATCCTTCAGCATCTCAGAGCAGCTTAGAGCTGTTTAAGATAACCATGTCCAGGATTCTAATGCTGAAAAcacagatgcaggaaaagcaggtAGCTGTTCTGAATGTGAAAAAGCAGACCAAAAAAGGGAGCTCAAAGAAGATTGTGAAAATGGAGCGGGAACTTCAGGATTTACAGTCCCAGCTGTGTGCAGAGCAGGCCCAACAGCAGGCCAGAGTGGAGCAGCTGGAGAAGACCATCCAGGAAGAAGAGCAGCATCTCCAG GGtttggagaaagaggaaggagaagaggacctGAAGCAGCAGCTGGCCCAGGCTCTGCAGGAG TATCGGGCTCTGATGGAAGAGCTAAATCGCAGCAAGAAGAACTTTGAAGCAATCATTCAAGCCAAGGACAAAGAATTGGAGCAGACCAAG GCTGTCACCTTGAACTGTGCCCATAGTTTCTGCTCCTACTGTATCAATGAGTGGATGAAGCGGAAAGTAGAATGCCCCATTTGTCGGAAGGACATCAAGTCCAAAACCCGCTCCCTGGTTCTGGACAATTGCATTAGTAAGATGGTAGACAATCTGAACTCAGAAGTGAAAGAACGACGAATTGTCCTCATCAGGGAACGAAAAG
- the RNF8 gene encoding E3 ubiquitin-protein ligase RNF8 isoform X5 → MGDPGSLVTEGGAGERSWCLRRVGMNAEWLLLEDGNEVTVGRGFGVTYQLVSKICPLMISRNHCILKQNAEGQWTIMDNKSLNGVWLNRERLEPLKVYSIHKGDHIQLGVPLENKENAEYEYEVTEEDWERIYPCLSPKSDQMMEKNKGLRTKRKYSLDELEGSGAEGPSNLKSKISKLSCELGQPVKSHGKGEVASPPSEYLDTKLTSFEPSGKTTGARVNPGPAKVIELHRKKKKASNPSASQSSLELFKITMSRILMLKTQMQEKQVAVLNVKKQTKKGSSKKIVKMERELQDLQSQLCAEQAQQQARVEQLEKTIQEEEQHLQGLEKEEGEEDLKQQLAQALQEYRALMEELNRSKKNFEAIIQAKDKELEQTKVLERRRRFRIWKRRRRCKHRRRKFLAT, encoded by the exons GTGACTGTAGGGCGAGGATTTGGTGTTACATACCAGTTGGTATCAAAAATCTGCCCTCTGATGATTTCCCGAAACCACTGTATTTTGAAGCAGAATGCTGAGGGCCAGTGGACGATTATGGACAACAAG aGTCTGAATGGTGTCTGGCTGAACAGAGAACGTCTAGAACCTTTAAAGGTCTATTCTATCCATAAAGGAGATCACATCCAGCTTGGGGTACCTCTGGAAAATAAGGAGAATGCAGAGTATGAGTATGAAGTTACCGAAGAAGATTGGGAGAGGATTTATCCTTGTCTTTCCCCCAAAAGTGACCAGATGATGGAAAAAAATAAGGGCTTGAGAACTAAAAGGAAATATAGTTTGGATGAATTAGAGGGTTCTGGAGCTGAAGGCCCCTCAAATTTGAAATCCAAAATAAGTAAATTGTCTTGTGAACTTGGTCAGCCAGTGAAGTCGCATGGGAAGGGTGAAGTGGCCAGTCCACCTTCTGAATATTTAGATACTAAGTTGACTTCTTTTGAGCCAAGTGGGAAGACCACAGGGGCTCGTGTTAATCCAGGCCCTGCAAAAGTTATAGAGCTTCATCGTAAGAAGAAGAAAGCTTCAAATCCTTCAGCATCTCAGAGCAGCTTAGAGCTGTTTAAGATAACCATGTCCAGGATTCTAATGCTGAAAAcacagatgcaggaaaagcaggtAGCTGTTCTGAATGTGAAAAAGCAGACCAAAAAAGGGAGCTCAAAGAAGATTGTGAAAATGGAGCGGGAACTTCAGGATTTACAGTCCCAGCTGTGTGCAGAGCAGGCCCAACAGCAGGCCAGAGTGGAGCAGCTGGAGAAGACCATCCAGGAAGAAGAGCAGCATCTCCAG GGtttggagaaagaggaaggagaagaggacctGAAGCAGCAGCTGGCCCAGGCTCTGCAGGAG TATCGGGCTCTGATGGAAGAGCTAAATCGCAGCAAGAAGAACTTTGAAGCAATCATTCAAGCCAAGGACAAAGAATTGGAGCAGACCAAGGTACTGGAAAGAAGAAGAAGGTTTAGAATTTG gaagagaaggagaaggtgcAAGCACAGAAGGAGGAAGTTCTTAGCCACATGA